One window of Colius striatus isolate bColStr4 chromosome 16, bColStr4.1.hap1, whole genome shotgun sequence genomic DNA carries:
- the LOC104550359 gene encoding beta-1,3-galactosyl-O-glycosyl-glycoprotein beta-1,6-N-acetylglucosaminyltransferase 7 isoform X1: MNLLDATKSGFLVCIAVCMFIYTCIYLKNVLSEEPNEQKFNPNIAECGFYPDELCSALFVGKAAALKIGNFCQNTYQPKTLSCIQTSCNCSMVLKSLHFITRPLSDEEGNFSLAYIITIHKELEMFVKLLRAIYMPQNIYCIHVDEKSPKDYKAAVQNIVNCFENIFIASKRENVVYAGFSRLQADINCMTDLVHSKIQWNYVINLCGQDYPIKTNKDIIQYIKSKWNGKNMTPGVVQPLHMKHRTQVSYRERVHSGMSYVYPTKNIKTKPPYNLTIYFGSAYYILTKEFVKFTLTDARAKDLLEWSRDTYSPDEHYWVTLNRLNDAPGATPNADWEGNIRAIKWKDQEGTAHKGCNGHYIRDICVYGLGDLQWIIESPHLFANKFEPATYPLVMDCLERRYRLKVLHQAEVSIEDHWRFQEENYFNMKLNI, encoded by the exons ATGAACTTACTTGATGCAACAAAATCAGGATTTTTAGTGTGCATTGCTGTCTGTATGTTCATCTACACTTGCATCTACCTAAAAAATGTGCTTTCTGAAGAGccaaatgaacaaaaatttAACCCAAATATAGCAGAGTGTGGTTTTTACCCAGATGAACTTTGTTCAGCTCTTTTTGTGGGGAAAGCTGCTGCCCTGAAAATTGGAAACTTCTGTCAGAACACCTACCAACCTAAAACACTCAGTTGCATTCAGACTTCCTGCAACTGCTCCATGGTTTTGAAGAGTCTGCATTTTATCACAAGACCTCTGTCAGATGAAGAAGGGAATTTCTCATTGGCATACATTATCACAATTCACAAGGAGCTGGAAATGTTTGTAAAGCTGCTAAGGGCTATTTATATGCCTCAGAATATTTACTGCATACATGTTGATGAAAAGTCACCAAAAGACTATAAAGCTGCTGTACAAAACATCGttaattgctttgaaaatatttttattgcctccaaaagagaaaatgttgttTACGCAGGATTTTCAAGATTACAAGCTGATATTAACTGCATGACTGATCTAGTTCATTCCAAAATTCAGTGGAATTATGTTATTAATCTGTGTGGTCAAGATTATCCCATTAAAACGAACAAAGACATTATACAATACATCAAAAGTAAATGGAATGGTAAAAATATGACTCCTGGGGTAGTCCAACCACTTCATATGAAACACAGGACACAGGTTAGCTACAGAGAACGTGTACATTCTGGAATGTCATACGTGTATCCAACAAAGAATATAAAAACTAAACCTCCATATAATTTGACAATATATTTTGGTAGTGCCTATTACATCCTCACAAAAGAATTTGTAAAGTTTACATTGACTGATGCACGTGCAAAAGATTTGCTTGAATGGTCAAGAGACACGTACAGTCCGGATGAACACTACTGGGTCACTCTGAATCGTTTAAATG ATGCTCCAGGGGCTACACCCAATGCAGACTGGGAAGGAAACATCCGAGCCATTAAATGGAAAGATCAAGAAGGAACTGCACACAAAGGCTGCAATG GTCATTACATCAGAGACATTTGTGTCTATGGACTAGGGGATTTGCAGTGGATTATTGAGTCACCTCATTTGTTTGCCAACAAATTTGAGCCTGCAACGTACCCACTTGTCATGGACTGCCTAGAGAGACGCTATAGGCTCAAAGTCCTGCACCAGGCAGAAGTCTCAATTGAAGATCACTGGCGTTTTCAGGAAGAGAACTACTTCAACATGAAACTGAACATTTGA
- the LOC104550359 gene encoding beta-1,3-galactosyl-O-glycosyl-glycoprotein beta-1,6-N-acetylglucosaminyltransferase 7 isoform X2 yields MNLLDATKSGFLVCIAVCMFIYTCIYLKNVLSEEPNEQKFNPNIAECGFYPDELCSALFVGKAAALKIGNFCQNTYQPKTLSCIQTSCNCSMVLKSLHFITRPLSDEEGNFSLAYIITIHKELEMFVKLLRAIYMPQNIYCIHVDEKSPKDYKAAVQNIVNCFENIFIASKRENVVYAGFSRLQADINCMTDLVHSKIQWNYVINLCGQDYPIKTNKDIIQYIKSKWNGKNMTPGVVQPLHMKHRTQVSYRERVHSGMSYVYPTKNIKTKPPYNLTIYFGSAYYILTKEFVKFTLTDARAKDLLEWSRDTYSPDEHYWVTLNRLNEPYVFKDAPGATPNADWEGNIRAIKWKDQEGTAHKGCNGM; encoded by the exons ATGAACTTACTTGATGCAACAAAATCAGGATTTTTAGTGTGCATTGCTGTCTGTATGTTCATCTACACTTGCATCTACCTAAAAAATGTGCTTTCTGAAGAGccaaatgaacaaaaatttAACCCAAATATAGCAGAGTGTGGTTTTTACCCAGATGAACTTTGTTCAGCTCTTTTTGTGGGGAAAGCTGCTGCCCTGAAAATTGGAAACTTCTGTCAGAACACCTACCAACCTAAAACACTCAGTTGCATTCAGACTTCCTGCAACTGCTCCATGGTTTTGAAGAGTCTGCATTTTATCACAAGACCTCTGTCAGATGAAGAAGGGAATTTCTCATTGGCATACATTATCACAATTCACAAGGAGCTGGAAATGTTTGTAAAGCTGCTAAGGGCTATTTATATGCCTCAGAATATTTACTGCATACATGTTGATGAAAAGTCACCAAAAGACTATAAAGCTGCTGTACAAAACATCGttaattgctttgaaaatatttttattgcctccaaaagagaaaatgttgttTACGCAGGATTTTCAAGATTACAAGCTGATATTAACTGCATGACTGATCTAGTTCATTCCAAAATTCAGTGGAATTATGTTATTAATCTGTGTGGTCAAGATTATCCCATTAAAACGAACAAAGACATTATACAATACATCAAAAGTAAATGGAATGGTAAAAATATGACTCCTGGGGTAGTCCAACCACTTCATATGAAACACAGGACACAGGTTAGCTACAGAGAACGTGTACATTCTGGAATGTCATACGTGTATCCAACAAAGAATATAAAAACTAAACCTCCATATAATTTGACAATATATTTTGGTAGTGCCTATTACATCCTCACAAAAGAATTTGTAAAGTTTACATTGACTGATGCACGTGCAAAAGATTTGCTTGAATGGTCAAGAGACACGTACAGTCCGGATGAACACTACTGGGTCACTCTGAATCGTTTAAATG AACCTTATGTTTTTAAAGATGCTCCAGGGGCTACACCCAATGCAGACTGGGAAGGAAACATCCGAGCCATTAAATGGAAAGATCAAGAAGGAACTGCACACAAAGGCTGCAATGGTATGTGA